From the Quercus lobata isolate SW786 chromosome 6, ValleyOak3.0 Primary Assembly, whole genome shotgun sequence genome, one window contains:
- the LOC115949750 gene encoding uncharacterized protein LOC115949750, translating to MAGDPLKRNQNLYCAYHQEPGHTTDDCRNLKNYLDRLVREGKLRHLLHRSEGWQEPSNNETRQSTLRPPIGTINVILAAPGRTGSVPFRVMSVSSFPTKPDDRESKRTRMSATPLIGFTEEDKQGTIQPHDDALVVTLRIGGYDVKRVLVDQGSAVEIMYPDLYKGLNLKQEDLLPYDSPLVSFEGKVVIPRGMIRLPV from the coding sequence atggctggCGACCCTTTGAAGCGTAATCAGAACCTGTATTGCGCATACCATCAGGAGCCCGGTCACACTACTGATGATTGCAGGAACCTGAAGAACTATTTAGACCGGCtcgtccgagaagggaagctgAGACATCTGCTGCATCGCTCTGAAGGATGGCAAGAACCATCGAACAATGAAACCAGACAAAGTACGTTGAGAccacccattggcacaattaatgtcattctCGCCGCTCCTGGAAGGACAGGCTCTGTCCCCTTCAGGGTAATGTCAGTGAGCAGCTTCCCGACTAAGCCAGATGACAGGGAATCCAAGAGGACTAGAATGAGCGCCACGCCATTAATCGGGTTCACAGAAGAAGACAAACAAGGAACTATccaaccccacgatgatgccttAGTCGTGACGCTCAGGATAGGAGGTTATGACGTCAAAAGGGTACTGGTTGATCAAGGTAGCGCAgtggagataatgtaccctgatttgtATAAGGGATTGAACTTGAAGCAGGAAGACCTGTTGCCATACGATTCCCCCCTAGTTAGCTTTGAAGGAAAGGTCGTCATCCCGAGAGGCATGATTAGGTTGCCTGTGTAA
- the LOC115949749 gene encoding protein NYNRIN-like, which translates to MEVNCEGLEKVLVGSDPERFFQIGSELPPQEKSALTAFLRQNLDVFAWDPYEAPGVDPDFICHRLNVNPAITPKRGIEANPDQIRAIHNLQPPRDPKEVQKLTGMIAALNRFISRSADRCKPFFLLLHKWKGFEWNEDCAVAFQQLKEYLTRPPIMSSPNADEVLFAYIAVASHAVSLVLIREDNGTQRPVYYVSKSLQEAETRYLPLEKAILAIVQATRKLPHYFQAHTVVVLTQLPIKSILRSADYTSRIAKWGTILGAFDIRYMPRTAVKGQVLADLIAEFAEPTLEEQNVAGPLGADEKMISTVSQHENTWWKAHVDGAANQRGSGLGLVLLSPEGITIEKSLRLGFSATNNEAEYEALLEGMGMIWKLGGKSVDMFSDSRLIVGQINGDMEAKDERMQKYLVRVKHLQTQFHHFRLTHVPRSGNTHADSLATLATSSAQPLPRVILVEEVLCPSTEKANGFGIHNIRAGPSWMDPIVLYLKHDTLPDDKVEAGKIRRKATRFWLSEDSKLYRRSFSGPYLLCVHPEAAELILEELHEGICGSHTGGRSLSHRALTLGFWWPSMHKEALDYVKKCDQCQRFTLSIHQPGGELNPMSSPWPFAQWGLDILGPFPKATRNRKFLLVGTDYFTKWSNGQAEAVNKTIMNGLKKRLDDAKGRWVEELAHVLWTYRTMPRRSTGETPFSMTYGAEAVIPLEVNFPTQRTTTFCPATNDKLLEMSLDLIDERMEGAMVHLANYQQKLKQGYDAKVKSRPLAPGDLVLRKFLGIVRNPAWGKLGPNWEGPYRITSVAGIGAYFLEDLDERVVPRPWNLVKK; encoded by the exons ATGGAGGTGAACTGTGAGGGGTTGGAGAAAGTACTTGTCGGATCTGACCCTGAGAGATTTTTTCAAATTGGCTCGGAATTGCCGCCCCAAGAGAAGTCGGCGCTGACTGCCTTCCTCCGACAGAATTTAGACGTATTTGCTTGGGACCCCTATGAGGCCCCCGGGGTCGACCCAGATTTCATCTGCCACCGCCTTAACGTGAACCCGGCCATAACACCTAAAAG AGGCATTGAGGCTAACCCTGACCAAATAAGAGCCATCCATAACTTGCAGCCTCCTCGGGACCCTAAAGAAGTCCAGAAGCTTACTGGTATGATAGCAgctttaaaccgtttcatctcGCGCTCAGCAGATAGATGCAAGCCATTCTTTCTCCTATTacacaagtggaaaggatttgagtggaaTGAAGACTGCGCTGTAGCTTTCCAACAATTAAAGGAGTACCTCACCCGACCGCCAATTATGTCCAGTCCAAATGCCGAcgaggttttgtttgcctacatTGCGGTAGCCTCGCATGCGGTGAGCTTAGTGCTAATCCGAGAAGACAACGGCACACAGCGACCAGTCTATTACGTTAGTAAATCACTGCAGGAGGCAGAAACACGTTATCTTCCCCTCGAGAAGGCTATCTTGGCTATCGTGCAGGCCACGCGAAAGCTTCCACACTACTTTCAAGCGCACACTGTGGTGGTGCTGACACAACTCCCCATAAAGTCTATCCTACGCAGCGCCGATTACACAAGTAGAATTGCAAAGTGGGGAACGATCTTGGGCGCTTTCGATATTAGGTACATGCCTCGTACTGCTGTAAAGGGCCAGGTCCTTGCCGACCTAATAGCAGAGTTTGCGGAGCCCACGCTAGAGGAACAAAATGTGGCGGGACCTCTAGGGGCTGATGAGAAGATGATCAGCACGGTCTCCCAGCATGAAAACACCTGGTGGAAAGCGCACGTCGATGGCGCAGCgaaccaaaggggctcagggTTAGGACTTGTCCTGCTCTCACCTGAAGGGATAACCATAGAGAAGTCATTGAGACTCGGGTTTTCagccacgaataacgaagccgaATATGAGGCGCTATTGGAAGGAATGGGAATGATCTGGAAGTTGGGGGGAAAATCCGTAGACATGTTCTCGGATTCAAGACTTATTGTGGGGCAGATAAATGGGGACATGGAAGCAAAGGACGAAAGAATGCAAAAGTATCTAGTTCGGGTTAAGCACCTGCagacccaatttcatcacttcCGCCTGACACACGTACCCAGAAGTGGGAACACTCATGCTGATTCTCTCGCGACGTTGGCTACCTCATCGGCTCAACCCCTACCTCGAGTCATTCTGGTAGAAGAGGTCCTCTGTCCATCAACAGAAAAGGCCAATGGGTTTGGAATACATAACATCAGGGCAGGaccgagctggatggaccctattgTTCTGTACTTAAAGCATGACACCTTGCCAGACGATAAGGTTGAGGCTGGTAAAATCAGGAGAAAGGCTACTCGATTCTGGTTATCGGAGGACTCCAAGCTTTACAGACGCTCGTTTTCAGGGCCGTATTTGTTATGTGTGCACCCAGAGGCTGCAGAACTCATCCtggaggagttacatgaaggaatttgcggaAGTCACACGGGGGGTAGGTCTTTGTCTCACAGAGCCTTGACGTTGGGTTtctggtggccgagcatgcataaGGAAGCCCTGgattatgtgaagaagtgcgaccaatgccagAGATTCACTCTGAGCATACACCAGCCTGGTGGAGAGCTAAACCCAATGTCCAGTCcctggccatttgcacaatggggcctAGATATACTTGGTCCATTCCCTAAGGCCACAAGGAATAGAAAATTTCTTCTCGTCGGCaccgactacttcaccaaatgg AGTAATGGCCAAGCAGAAGCCGTCAATAAGACCATAATGAACGGACTGAAAAAGAGACTAGATGACGCAAAAGGAAGATGGGTAGAGGAGTTAGCCCATGTCTTGTGGACATACCGCACCATGCCTCGTAGGTCCACAGGggaaacccctttttcaatgacctatggggccgaggctgtcATTCCACTGGAGGTGAACTTCCCAACCCAGAGGACCACCACCTTTTGTCCCGCTACCAATGACAAACTTCTAGAAATGAGCTTGGACCTCATCGACGAAAGAATGGAAGGCGCGATGGTCCACCTAGCTAACTATCAGcagaagctcaagcaaggttacgaCGCCAAGGTGAAGTCCAGGCCATTAGCGCCTGGAGATCTAGTACTAAGGAAATTCTTGGGCATTGTGAGGAACCCCGCATGGGGAAAGCTCGGACCAAACTGGGAGGGACCGTACCGTATAACTTCTGTAGCTGGCATAGGAGCCTACTTTTTAGAAGACTTGGATGAACGTGTAGTtccacgcccttggaat TTAGTGAAGAAATAG